A stretch of the bacterium genome encodes the following:
- a CDS encoding class I SAM-dependent methyltransferase, translating into MSPETANLHSDAIDYDPLKSVVGRIVSRSVLLRKLFYLALGMLFLRQWHVRAELKRIARERRNKIKGIFDAGSGYGQYTYLMAKLFPQAHILAVDVKEEQLADGRWFSEKVGHKNVEYVLGDLTVFQRSESADLAVSADVMEHILEDEAVYRNVFATLRRGGRFIITTPTAETETIPGQSFHSVIGEHVREGYTEREFREKITRAGLVVEKLRRTYTPLWGSLAWHILQRIPVRLLTISKLFAIVVIPWMIVLYPFAALCMWLDVKSKGTKGGGWLMVAHKT; encoded by the coding sequence GTGAGTCCCGAAACCGCCAATCTACATTCTGATGCAATAGACTACGATCCGCTGAAGTCCGTTGTGGGGCGAATCGTTTCGCGAAGCGTGCTGTTGCGAAAGCTTTTTTATCTCGCACTCGGTATGCTCTTTCTGCGGCAATGGCACGTGCGGGCCGAGCTCAAGCGAATCGCCCGCGAGCGGCGAAACAAGATCAAAGGAATTTTCGATGCGGGATCGGGTTATGGACAGTATACCTATCTGATGGCCAAGCTCTTTCCCCAAGCACACATTCTGGCCGTGGACGTGAAGGAAGAGCAACTTGCCGACGGGAGATGGTTCAGCGAGAAGGTGGGACACAAGAACGTGGAGTACGTGTTGGGCGATCTGACCGTCTTTCAGCGTTCCGAAAGCGCCGATCTGGCGGTCTCGGCGGACGTGATGGAGCACATCCTCGAAGACGAGGCGGTCTATCGCAACGTCTTCGCCACGCTGCGCCGCGGCGGACGGTTTATCATCACCACCCCCACGGCCGAGACGGAAACGATTCCCGGCCAGAGTTTCCACAGCGTGATCGGCGAGCACGTCCGCGAGGGTTATACCGAGCGCGAATTCCGCGAGAAGATCACCCGCGCAGGCTTGGTGGTGGAGAAGCTGCGGCGAACCTACACGCCGCTGTGGGGGAGTCTGGCCTGGCACATCTTGCAGCGGATTCCCGTGCGGTTGCTCACGATCTCGAAACTCTTCGCAATCGTCGTGATTCCGTGGATGATCGTGCTCTATCCCTTCGCCGCATTGTGCATGTGGCTGGACGTGAAAAGCAAAGGGACAAAGGGCGGCGGTTGGCTAATGGTTGCGCACAAAACGTAG
- a CDS encoding glycosyltransferase produces MKIVLFGPTLPFRGGVPQFTSTLTERLHAAGHDVKIVGFRELFPKLLFSGRMQDVGSPPASDVPTESVFNAWQPASWKRTARIITAHSPDLILAMWWMPLFAPGYRAVLRALSSDLRARWIFVIHDVVSHERFPGDTLLSRSALRHGTRFLALSSGQEKALRKLLPNLPDSAVTMQPHPVYDNYRRFRGTAEEAREQLGVKGSRVLLFFGFVRRYKGLDILLRAMPEILRHDPNTRLLIAGPFHHARTHYERLIEKLGIRRTVVIHDRYFSGDDVGMCFAAADVVVLPYRSATQSGVIPIAFALGVPVIATRVEGIEEYVRDGETGLLVPPEDPTALANAVEQLFDRSGTETFASAITEEAARYSWAGFIENIAAQT; encoded by the coding sequence GTGAAAATCGTTCTGTTCGGTCCGACTCTTCCCTTTCGCGGTGGCGTACCGCAGTTTACTTCCACTCTAACTGAGCGGTTGCACGCTGCCGGTCACGACGTCAAGATCGTCGGCTTTCGAGAACTCTTCCCCAAACTCCTCTTCTCCGGACGAATGCAGGACGTCGGATCGCCGCCCGCTTCTGATGTTCCGACCGAATCCGTGTTCAACGCGTGGCAACCGGCAAGCTGGAAACGGACGGCCCGGATTATTACCGCGCATTCTCCCGATTTGATCCTGGCGATGTGGTGGATGCCGCTGTTCGCGCCCGGCTATCGAGCGGTGTTACGTGCGTTATCGAGTGATCTTCGCGCGCGATGGATATTTGTCATTCACGACGTCGTCTCGCACGAACGCTTTCCGGGGGATACGCTGCTCAGCAGGTCCGCTCTTCGCCACGGAACTCGATTTCTCGCGCTCAGCTCAGGGCAGGAGAAGGCGCTGCGAAAGCTGCTGCCCAACCTGCCGGATAGCGCAGTGACGATGCAACCGCATCCCGTGTATGACAATTATCGGAGATTTCGCGGAACGGCAGAGGAAGCGCGCGAGCAATTGGGGGTGAAAGGTTCCCGCGTGCTGCTGTTTTTCGGATTCGTTCGCCGCTACAAAGGTCTCGACATTCTGCTGCGCGCCATGCCCGAGATTCTGCGGCACGATCCGAACACCCGCCTGCTCATCGCCGGACCGTTTCATCACGCCCGCACGCACTATGAGAGACTTATCGAGAAACTCGGTATTCGCCGGACCGTCGTAATTCACGACCGTTATTTCTCGGGAGACGACGTGGGAATGTGTTTCGCCGCCGCCGATGTTGTGGTGCTTCCCTACCGCAGCGCGACCCAATCGGGAGTGATTCCCATCGCTTTCGCGCTCGGCGTGCCGGTGATCGCCACCCGTGTCGAGGGAATCGAGGAATACGTCCGTGACGGCGAAACGGGGCTGCTGGTTCCGCCGGAAGATCCAACAGCTCTGGCGAATGCCGTAGAGCAGCTCTTCGACAGGAGTGGTACAGAGACATTTGCTTCCGCCATCACGGAAGAAGCGGCGCGCTATTCGTGGGCGGGTTTCATCGAGAACATTGCCGCACAAACGTAA
- a CDS encoding methylated-DNA--[protein]-cysteine S-methyltransferase: MEQHWLEILTPIGPILLIGTDRAITAINLNGHGTRPGSRPRPNALLRRAEQQLGEYFSGTRKEFDLPVAPVGTDFQHRVWKVLQMIPFGQTRSYGEIARVAGNPAASRAVGSACRSNPLPIVIPCHRVVGTNGHLTGFGGGLDRKAWLLQHEGSDV; encoded by the coding sequence ATGGAACAGCACTGGTTGGAGATTCTGACGCCGATTGGCCCCATACTGCTGATCGGCACGGATCGGGCGATCACCGCCATCAATCTGAACGGACATGGCACTCGCCCGGGATCGCGGCCGCGACCGAACGCACTGCTTCGCCGCGCCGAGCAGCAACTTGGCGAGTATTTCTCCGGCACCCGCAAGGAGTTCGATCTGCCGGTGGCTCCGGTCGGCACCGACTTTCAGCATCGCGTGTGGAAGGTGTTGCAGATGATTCCCTTCGGACAGACGCGAAGCTACGGGGAAATCGCGCGCGTGGCCGGCAATCCGGCGGCTTCCCGAGCCGTAGGATCGGCGTGCCGCAGCAATCCGTTGCCGATTGTGATCCCCTGTCACCGCGTGGTCGGCACCAACGGCCACCTTACCGGCTTCGGAGGAGGATTGGACAGAAAGGCGTGGCTGCTGCAACACGAAGGCAGCGACGTGTAA
- a CDS encoding right-handed parallel beta-helix repeat-containing protein: MKSLTIALVAMFAVSILSAHAETPVTPGEVSGMWTEEASPYIIQGDITVLAGKLLKIMPGVTVQFAGSYSLTVNGTLEAGERQAAQVKQKEDDKRTVHFTTDPAMNPAGWGGLRFIRANDEGYLFGCVIENARAPGQGGGIYCEASELKVANCEIRNCEATAEGGGIAVIGKSKLDLANISLKNNTAGNRGGGLFAQDSEVNLANVSVERNRGGGLAVKNGQINLANCSISNNTGAEQGGGIYAENSQVNLANASISGNSNGGIACLEGCELSIANSSIRKNTDAAHGGGIYLVSSTLGMTNASVNDNATGGIFARKCGISMMNCSVHEKKAYALDHNEETRLKVVNCSIDGTVIDGTIHGTTRSGRTY; the protein is encoded by the coding sequence GTGAAATCACTGACCATAGCTCTCGTCGCCATGTTTGCGGTGAGTATCCTCTCGGCCCATGCCGAAACGCCAGTTACACCGGGGGAGGTCTCCGGAATGTGGACGGAGGAGGCAAGCCCGTATATTATTCAAGGGGACATTACTGTTTTAGCGGGCAAGCTCCTGAAAATCATGCCCGGAGTCACGGTGCAATTCGCGGGCAGCTATTCGCTGACCGTCAACGGCACCCTTGAAGCGGGTGAAAGGCAAGCGGCGCAAGTCAAACAGAAAGAGGATGACAAGCGGACCGTTCATTTCACGACCGATCCGGCGATGAATCCGGCGGGCTGGGGAGGACTGCGCTTCATCCGGGCGAATGACGAGGGCTATCTCTTCGGCTGCGTGATCGAGAACGCGCGCGCGCCGGGGCAGGGGGGAGGCATCTATTGCGAAGCGAGCGAGCTGAAGGTAGCCAACTGCGAGATCCGCAATTGCGAAGCGACGGCGGAGGGGGGAGGAATCGCGGTGATCGGCAAGTCCAAGCTTGATCTGGCAAATATCAGCCTCAAGAACAACACGGCCGGAAATCGCGGCGGAGGACTTTTCGCTCAGGACAGCGAGGTAAATCTGGCCAACGTGAGTGTTGAGCGCAACCGGGGCGGCGGACTGGCGGTGAAGAACGGTCAGATCAATCTGGCCAATTGCTCAATCAGCAACAACACCGGTGCCGAGCAGGGAGGCGGTATCTACGCCGAGAACTCACAGGTGAATCTGGCGAACGCGTCCATCAGCGGAAACAGCAACGGCGGGATTGCCTGCCTGGAAGGCTGCGAACTCAGTATCGCCAATTCCTCGATCCGGAAGAACACCGACGCCGCCCACGGCGGCGGAATCTATTTGGTGTCGTCCACGTTGGGGATGACCAATGCCAGCGTCAACGACAACGCCACCGGCGGCATCTTCGCTCGCAAGTGCGGGATTTCGATGATGAACTGTTCGGTACACGAGAAAAAAGCCTACGCGCTTGACCATAACGAGGAAACCAGGCTGAAGGTGGTCAACTGCTCGATAGACGGAACGGTGATTGACGGGACGATTCACGGAACGACTCGCAGCGGCAGAACCTACTGA
- a CDS encoding glycosyltransferase, with amino-acid sequence MRIVLVGPAYPLRGGIAQYLAVLHVKLREAGHDVRFVSFTKQFPEWLFPGKTQFESSENVIDVNPVARFAPLGPRSWWRTYREIAAFDPDLVVFKWWMPFFGPGYWAVQRWVRKRTRARIAYIVDNVIPHERRPGDRALTKLAFSQTDYFIAQSRAVEKDLFTWFPRMPRERVAFSAHPIYDCYPAFPGSQKEARTTLGLPDDGKLILFFGFVRHYKGLDLLLKAMPAMRKALPDLRLVVAGEFYEPRSEFDKLIRELDLEGAVFIHDEYCPNEKVGAYFTACDTVVLPYRSATQSGIIQVCYALNTPVITTDVGGLAEVLVDGVTGLIVPPRNLDALTDAVQRFYAAGGRNAFREGVRREAGRFSWEGMVETIVRFGKS; translated from the coding sequence ATGAGAATCGTGCTGGTTGGTCCGGCCTATCCCCTGCGCGGCGGAATTGCCCAATATCTGGCGGTGCTCCATGTGAAGCTGCGCGAAGCGGGCCACGACGTTCGCTTCGTTTCGTTTACCAAGCAGTTCCCCGAGTGGCTGTTCCCGGGGAAGACGCAGTTCGAAAGCAGCGAGAATGTAATTGACGTGAATCCGGTGGCGCGGTTCGCGCCGCTTGGGCCGCGCAGTTGGTGGCGCACTTACCGCGAGATTGCCGCGTTCGATCCCGATCTGGTCGTTTTCAAATGGTGGATGCCGTTCTTCGGGCCGGGCTACTGGGCCGTTCAGCGCTGGGTGAGAAAACGCACGCGGGCGCGAATTGCGTACATTGTGGACAATGTGATCCCCCACGAACGACGGCCGGGCGATCGCGCGCTGACGAAGCTTGCCTTCTCGCAAACGGACTATTTCATCGCTCAGAGCCGCGCGGTCGAGAAGGATCTGTTCACGTGGTTTCCGCGAATGCCGCGTGAGCGCGTTGCGTTTTCCGCGCATCCCATCTACGACTGCTATCCGGCTTTCCCGGGATCGCAGAAGGAAGCGCGCACGACGCTCGGTTTGCCGGACGACGGGAAACTGATCCTCTTCTTCGGTTTCGTTCGGCATTACAAGGGTCTTGATCTGCTGCTCAAAGCAATGCCCGCAATGCGGAAAGCGCTGCCCGATTTGAGACTCGTCGTGGCGGGGGAGTTTTACGAACCGCGTTCCGAGTTCGATAAACTGATCCGCGAACTCGATCTTGAAGGCGCGGTATTCATCCATGACGAGTATTGCCCAAACGAAAAAGTGGGAGCGTATTTCACGGCCTGCGATACGGTGGTGCTACCCTATCGCAGCGCGACGCAGTCGGGAATCATTCAGGTTTGCTACGCCCTGAATACTCCCGTCATTACCACGGACGTGGGCGGACTCGCGGAAGTGTTGGTGGACGGAGTAACGGGTCTTATCGTACCGCCGAGAAATCTTGACGCGCTCACAGATGCCGTGCAGCGCTTCTATGCCGCGGGCGGACGGAACGCGTTTAGGGAGGGAGTCCGCCGCGAAGCAGGCCGCTTCAGTTGGGAAGGCATGGTGGAAACCATCGTCCGGTTCGGCAAGTCGTGA